The DNA sequence tgcatttttattttgttcaaaCTTTAATGCTATTCCTGATTGATTGTTATTACTTATTACATTAATTTCGACAGAGGAGAAACAATTCACAACTTTGAAATTGAAGCCAGCACAGAGATGACACAAGTGATTGGTCGTGTAATCAGAGCACCTGATCTGAAACTTGGTGATACCGGTGGGAGGGCACGAAGATTCACTCAAAACAGGGAAGATTGCCAGTGGAACCTTCTTGACAGAACTGTCTTGGGTGGCAAAAGCATTGACAGGTGGGCGGTCCTTGACTTCTCTTCACATGATCAAAGGTTCAAGCAGAACTCTTTGGTCTATGATGAGTTTGTACAACAATTAATGATGCGGTGCAGAAAACTCGGGATAGGCATGAAGACTCCACTCTTCCATGAGTTTTCTGATATGCGTGAGCTCTCTGATACTGAGATGCTTCGTAAGCGCCTTAATAATGTCTATGATAAGGCACATCACCAGTTGCAGCTTCTTGTTTGTCCAATGATAGACAGAAATTCAGGTTATAATGCTCTCAAGTGGATTTGTGAGACAGAGATTGGCATCATGACACAATGTTGTTTGAGCAACAACTACAACATGAGTAAAGACAAGCACCTACCTActgagaaaaaggagaaaaaattggaCCAGTACCTGGCAAACCTTGCCCTCAAGATCAATGCAAAGCTTGGAGGCAGCAACTTTGAGCTCTTTGACCGTCTTCCCCATCTTGAAGGTCATGAACATGTGATGTTCATTGGAGCTGATGTCAATCATCCAAGTCCTGGAAATGCATCAAGCCCGTCTGTTGCAGCTGTTGTTGGGACTGTAAATTGGCCTGCTGCAAACAACTATGTTGCCCAGTATCGTCTTCAACAGCATCGAactgagaagatcaaagaattTGGGGAGATGTGTTTGGAGCTAATCAAGAAATATGCCGAGCTCAACAAAGTCAAGCCAAAGAAAGTCATAGTGTTCCGTGATGGGGTCAGCGATAGCCAGTTTGATATGGTTTTGAATGAAGAATTAATGGATCTCAAGAGGGCAATTCAATGTGACGGGTATTCCCCAACCATCACACTTGTGACTGCACAGAAACGGCACCAAACTCGTCTCTTCCCCATGGATGACAATCAAGGAGCCCGTGGTGGTAATGTTTTCCCAGGGACGGTTGTGGATACAACCATTGTGCACCCTTGGGAAGATGACTTCTACCTTTGTAGCCACTATGGGCTGTTAGGAACAAGCAAGCCAACTCATTACTATTGCCTTTGGGATGAGCACAAGTTCACTTCAGATGAGTTGCAGCAGATGATAAACAACCTATGCTACACCTTTGCTCGATCCACAAAACCTGTCTCATTGGTTCCACCTGCTTATTATGCTGATATTCTGGCATTTAGGGTGCGACAGTACTATGTAGCCTGGGAGGCTGATTCTGTtacttcatcatcttcatgttcatcatcatctttttcACCGCAATTTGATCAAAAGGTCTTCAAGTTGCACAGTGACCTGGAGAACGTCATGTTCTTCTGCTAAAGGTCTACGAATGGACGCAGTCCACAGGTAATCAGGTTCAATCTCCTTGTCTATATGGCCATGCATAGTTGAGGAGTTTGTGCGTGAATCTAAGAGTTCTGGTTTGAATCACTGGGGTTCCAGTTTACAGTAATGTTACTTTCTTTCCTTCAGATGGTTTAATAAGCTAAAAACATCAAGTCTTCAGGGTTCAGTATTCAAGGTGAGAGTGTAATAGTTAGGAGTGGAAGTTTCTGTTGTGTGAACTGAgacttccatcttttttttattttttcctcagTGGTTGTGGTGTTTGCTTTGAGTTTGGTGGTTTACAAGTTTGTGTAATCCAACAGGTTCTGGTTATGATATATGAATAATATGATGCttgctttgtttgtttgttttatttatttattttttttatggaaacaGTATGGTAATGCTTCTTCCTCTCCAACGACTTGGGCTTCCACAGTGGCCAAACTTACcgttcaataaaaaataattggtTACATTTATCATCAACAATAATCCTTCCAAGTGCCAATGATGTTTTTCAGATGTGTTTAGAGGCTCCTATGAATGTGCCCCAATGTTTGTGCACAGGTGGCACAACCAAGCAGCTTTTTTCCCCAATAAACATACATAAGAAAGGAGATCTGAGTTGGAAACAAGAGGCCTTAGGCAGATCAAATACAGAATatgtgatgtgtaactttagacACTCCACGTGAGATAATGAAGAAGTGATTACTGAAGGAAGAGGGGTTAAGCAAAGTAACTATTTCAGATATTTGGGATCTATCATTAATAAAGAAAGCGATATAGAGGATGACGTATCACATAGAATTaaggtgggatggatgaagtggatgGATGCATCTGGAGTCTTGTGTGACAAACGCATCCCGATAAAACTGATGGAAAAATTTTATCGAACCGTCGTGCACCCGGTTATGATGTACAGGTCAGAATGTTGAGCCGTTTAGAAGCAGCACATTGATAAGCTAGGGGTGGCAGAAATGAGAATactaagatggatgtgcgggaAAACTAGAAGAGATAAAGTTATGAACGATCAAATTAGAGCGGACTTAAGGGTTGCCCCAATTCCTGACAAGCTTCGAGAACACTGTTTGAGGTGGTTCGGGCATGTTCAGCAAATGCCATTTGATGCTCCCGTAAGGAGTGACTTAATTCAAATAGAAGGATCCAAAAGGGCTAGAgacaggcctaaaatgaccatagaacaagttgtgaggaaagatatgcaCAAGTTAGGCCTTGTCCCAAGAATGGTTTCAAATAGAGCAGATTGAAGGGCTAAGATTCAAGTAGCAAACCCGCTTTAACTGTGTTCTACTTTGTTAGTGGTTATCAATCTGCCCCCTTTAAcgccttttattttttcttcctttggttTTCTTTGGATCCATATAACCGacctattaagttgggacaaggctttgttgttgttgttgttgttgtaaacaTATAAGAAAGGGGAGGAGGATCGTGCCAGGCTATGAGGCCCCTACCCAGTGTAAGACATCCAACAGGGGTGTGACTTTTCATTCACGAGCGGTCCCTTCTTATGTCAGGGTGTGGGCACCAAGCAGCCTGGCAgccttctttttcccattagaATAATATGTTATACAATTTCAAATATATGAGCTTCAATTTCCTGTTCCAGCCATACAGAAATAGGGTTATGTCCATGTTGAtacaatttgattttgaaaaaagcATTGGCATTTCTAACAGATCACTCTTAAAAAATAATCTATTTGCAGTCCCATCTAAGCAGCTAGTGCTTCCATTAAGGAAGATATAGCACCGACGATGTTGCTATTAATGCACTACTGTAAATCAAAACAAGTCTGCGAATCAGTACCATGCTACCTGGGCAACGGGCGCCATTCATCCAAGTCATACAGGAAAGGCTTTCTCATTAGAGGCATTAAAAAGGAATTCTTCATCTGCCGACCATACAAACCATACTCACAAATAGGCAGCTCAGTGTAATCAAGTTCACGCGTCAAGGTTTTGAACTCAATTTCACAAAAATCTGATGCTCGCGGGAACGTTAGAAGCTTTCGTTTAGCCTCTAGTTGCTTCCAAGAGTCATCGGACAATCCTACAGAAGCAACAAGCATTATCTTCTCCAAACTCTTGGAATTTTCTAGCAAAAATTTCACTAGCTCCAGTTCGTTCTCCCTTCCCCCAAACCCCTTGATGTCAATCACCTTGAGATGATCACAGAGAAAATTGATACCCAATTTCTCTGGTTCCCAACATTCCCGACCTTTGGACTTTTCCTGCACATGCCTCAGTGACAGATTAAACTCAGTATTCAATTCATAAATAGCACAACCTATGTAATACTTATATTAATGGCTAACTAAAATAATTAGATTCTTATATTTTGATTTACCTCATCAATTTTTACTTTGAGGTATTCAAGATTAGGAGCACTTTGGAGCAAGCAGACTATAACTGAAAGATGCCTTGTGCAACACCCCGCGGTCAGCTTCAAAGATCTGAGATTGTAAAAGGTAGGCAGATGATCCAACAAATCATGCACTGGAGAAAGAATCTGCAAAGAGGGGGAAAGATTAACACCATAGtaatcaaacaaaacaaaagcaatACACCTGCTCTAATTGCTAGAACCTTCTCTAAGAAGTGGTTTATAAGAGAAGAAACATTAAAATATGCAGACGGATAACTTGGTATCCTTGAAAAATACTATCatatgaaaagaaagaggagcAGAAAAAGTACCTCAATGGTGTTGCTGTTCCTACCAGACAACTTCAGAACTTTTGCATGAGAAACCCCTTTAAGAAGATTAATTGCACTGTAACCTACTGTGTTCCAGAATACCCTCAGTGAATGGCGAGTAGGCCACAAGCGAATACATGCATCAACCAAGTGTGGATTCTCCAATGAATAGCCAATGGCAACACCATCATAGTACCTAAGTGATACAAGATCTCTGGTTGAAACCTTGATCTCACAGTGACTTAAACTTTTTTGTCCACCACAACCACATTCAACTGTCAAGAATTTCAGTCTAGGAGCAGAAATGTGGAGGACCTTAAGATCCCGCAATCCACATTTTTTCATGATCAAGTTTTCCAAGGTCGGACAGTTACGAAAGAAATTATGGGTCAAATTTTCATCTGAAAATATAACACAATCAAGACGCATGGTTTTAAGgttaggaagaaaaattgaagttGGGAGCTTGAGATCAGAACATGCCAAATTGATTTTCAACACTGTTAATGACTCGCAACTAAATAAGCAACTAGGAAACTCAAAAGGAACCTTAGGACAGATGAACATATCAAGCTCTT is a window from the Macadamia integrifolia cultivar HAES 741 chromosome 5, SCU_Mint_v3, whole genome shotgun sequence genome containing:
- the LOC122078501 gene encoding F-box/LRR-repeat protein At4g14103-like isoform X2, with product MGVGDQVEVGAKIQKSSGKKEMGRNYDRISDLPDPVLQHILSFLPTKYAVSTSILSRRWQSLWTYVDKLNFEDDLFYSIQMDEDLMFKFMDFVDNVLVVNNMLNIEKLRLLGGDCNADRIDSWIQAAIKREIKELDMFICPKVPFEFPSCLFSCESLTVLKINLACSDLKLPTSIFLPNLKTMRLDCVIFSDENLTHNFFRNCPTLENLIMKKCGLRDLKVLHISAPRLKFLTVECGCGGQKSLSHCEIKVSTRDLVSLRYYDGVAIGYSLENPHLVDACIRLWPTRHSLRVFWNTVGYSAINLLKGVSHAKVLKLSGRNSNTIEILSPVHDLLDHLPTFYNLRSLKLTAGCCTRHLSVIVCLLQSAPNLEYLKVKIDEEKSKGRECWEPEKLGINFLCDHLKVIDIKGFGGRENELELVKFLLENSKSLEKIMLVASVGLSDDSWKQLEAKRKLLTFPRASDFCEIEFKTLTRELDYTELPICEYGLYGRQMKNSFLMPLMRKPFLYDLDEWRPLPR
- the LOC122078501 gene encoding putative F-box/LRR-repeat protein At5g38386 isoform X3 — translated: MSTLAVVCWKFQQKMGVGDQVEVGAKIQKSSGKKEMGRNYDRISDLPDPVLQHILSFLPTKYAVSTSILSRRWQSLWTYVDKLNFEDDLFYSIQMDEDLMFKFMDFVDNVLVVNNMLNIEKLRLLGGDCNADRIDSWIQAAIKHENLTHNFFRNCPTLENLIMKKCGLRDLKVLHISAPRLKFLTVECGCGGQKSLSHCEIKVSTRDLVSLRYYDGVAIGYSLENPHLVDACIRLWPTRHSLRVFWNTVGYSAINLLKGVSHAKVLKLSGRNSNTIEILSPVHDLLDHLPTFYNLRSLKLTAGCCTRHLSVIVCLLQSAPNLEYLKVKIDEEKSKGRECWEPEKLGINFLCDHLKVIDIKGFGGRENELELVKFLLENSKSLEKIMLVASVGLSDDSWKQLEAKRKLLTFPRASDFCEIEFKTLTRELDYTELPICEYGLYGRQMKNSFLMPLMRKPFLYDLDEWRPLPR
- the LOC122078501 gene encoding F-box/LRR-repeat protein At4g14103-like isoform X1, producing MSTLAVVCWKFQQKMGVGDQVEVGAKIQKSSGKKEMGRNYDRISDLPDPVLQHILSFLPTKYAVSTSILSRRWQSLWTYVDKLNFEDDLFYSIQMDEDLMFKFMDFVDNVLVVNNMLNIEKLRLLGGDCNADRIDSWIQAAIKREIKELDMFICPKVPFEFPSCLFSCESLTVLKINLACSDLKLPTSIFLPNLKTMRLDCVIFSDENLTHNFFRNCPTLENLIMKKCGLRDLKVLHISAPRLKFLTVECGCGGQKSLSHCEIKVSTRDLVSLRYYDGVAIGYSLENPHLVDACIRLWPTRHSLRVFWNTVGYSAINLLKGVSHAKVLKLSGRNSNTIEILSPVHDLLDHLPTFYNLRSLKLTAGCCTRHLSVIVCLLQSAPNLEYLKVKIDEEKSKGRECWEPEKLGINFLCDHLKVIDIKGFGGRENELELVKFLLENSKSLEKIMLVASVGLSDDSWKQLEAKRKLLTFPRASDFCEIEFKTLTRELDYTELPICEYGLYGRQMKNSFLMPLMRKPFLYDLDEWRPLPR